Within Lolium rigidum isolate FL_2022 chromosome 5, APGP_CSIRO_Lrig_0.1, whole genome shotgun sequence, the genomic segment GCTTGCTCGAGCCAACCACACCACGACCCGATCTGACTCCTCCCCTGTTCATCccccaaaatcaaatcccctcacCCTAATCCCCCAATCCcgagctcgctcgctcgcacaccACCAAGATCAATCAAACCCTCGCGCGGACACTCGCTCGCGCCGGCGCGCGCGCCACCGGAATCGGCGGCCCGGGAAACCCTCGAGGAGCTGGGATCGATCGCCTGGCGGGATTCTTGCTGGCCTTCCCGCGCGCGCCAATGCCGGATCCGGCCGGCCCGGCGGCCGCGTCCTCTATCTCCTGCCCCGCGCTGCCGCCGTCATGGCGCCTCTGAATCCCGCGGGCCGCCGCGGGCCCCGCCGATGCTCGTTGGGATCCCGGCCCAGGAGCGAGCaggagccgccgcgtccggcGGCGAGCGAGGATGCAGATCCGGCTCTCGCCGAGCATGAGGAGCATCACCATCTCCAGTAGCAATGGGCTGCTAGACTTGATGAAGCTCAAGACCGCAGCGCGACACTTCTCCTACCGCACCGTCTTCCACACCGTCCTCATCCTCGCATTCCTCCTCCCCTTCGTATTCATACTCACCGCTGTAATGACCCTAGAGGGCTTCAACAAGTGCTCCTCGCTAGGTACGTGCGCGCTTTGTCCCCGTCTCCAACAGATGATGCACTGGCTTAGTAGTTGCTTTGGAGTTTAGGCAACAACATAGAGTTTAGATGCGCAATGTGCCTGTGGGGTGTGACTTTTCTGCTTTAGTCCATGTGGTGAATAACTTATATGGTTTTAACTTAAATCTACATTATGAATGAATTGCGTGAGTTGATGTTATTAGAGTCTAGTAAGACTGTTTATGTGGCTGCTTACATGCTTAGTAGACCAATTAACTAGTTAGTTTGATTGACCTGTGGTAACTGCCGCTGGTCTCTTACATACTAGTAGTATGTAACTAGACAATGGGATGCTTATGCTTATGTGGAAGTTCAAGACTGCTTGAGAATGTGTATGGTGGTCACTGTTGATACTAACGATCTCTTGATTGTTCAGTGAGGAATTAGTTGCATGTTTGTTCACAGAATTAGTAGTTATATGCAATGCCCCCAGGTTTCTATGTTAAAAGTATCGATTTCGTGCACTGGTATTTGGATTTAGACACTGCTACATACAGCCGTGGTTAGCTAACCAGAACACTGAAATGATATGCCCAGAGGAACGCTACCGCCATTTCTGACCAACCAGGACTTAGCTCTAAATGTTATGTGCCTAGAAAATGGATCAGCTATAAATGTGGACTTACTATCTTAAGATACTGCCACATGATATATTTGAAGGCACGTTAACTGCAAGTGATATTGTTGTTGTGTTGGGAGTTTTAGACCGATGCAATATGGATCTTATCATGGGAGGTGCCTGTCTTTCGGGTTTCTACATTTCCGAGTCTTAAATTCAGTTGTTGAACACTTGCATTTGTCACCACCCCTATTTCTTTTTAGCCTGTCCCATTTTAGTCTTTCTTATGTTCACTATTGTTCAATTCCACTTCACTATTATGCCTCAACGGTTATTTTATTATATGTACTTATTATATCCTCCTCACCTGTCTGACTTCTTgaacatgtttttttttgttcaatGCTTAAATTTAGTTGAGATTTAATTATTTCACTGACTATTATTATTTATCAGATTGTCTTGGCAGACGATTAGGTCCACGGCTTCTTGGTAGGGGTGATGATGGCTCCATGGTACTAATATGCACTTTGCACTTTTCTTTAATTCTTTTGATGATTTATTTAGTTCTTACTTGGCCGCTGCGCTCTAATGTGCAGAGGCTTGTAAAGGATTTGTATAAGATGCTTGATGAAATAAActctgaggatgttcctgttgatCTAAAAGTGGCAGAATCTTTTGATGATTTCATCTGGGATACAAAGAATAATGATTATGATTTGAAGTCATTTGCTATGAGGCTGAAGGCTACGGTATGCATTGATGCTAGTGTCCTGCCTtttttgaagcacatggtttattTCTTCAGTTGATTACTTTGGCGATATAATTTGTGCTTGGTCTACATTTCCTTCGGATTTCTACCATAGAGCCTGTGTCTATTCAATAACAAGTTGCTTATGTTGGCACTAAAACTTGTACTTACATAAGTGTGGTGTTGGCCTGTTGGATGCTGGTGGGCAAGCCAGCCAGCTTGTCATGAAATACGAATGCTATTTTTTGTTGCTACTTTTTTAAGTTTATTGTTCAGTTAATAACTTTCATCACATTATATTGTTCAGTACACTTTATGAAACTAAGTAGCTCAACGCATTTGTTGCTTATAAATGTTGTATAGTGATTACTTAAGCTCCTAAATTTGCAAAACAAATGTAGAAAGCTCATGCAGTTAGTGATCACTAACATAAAGTCTATCAGCTATCTGTCATCAATGCACCTTTTTCATCTGCTCTTATTTGTTCAGCAAGTTGCAAATCCTGTACTCATTGTTTACACAACGACATGCAGATGGAGACCATGGATAAGGAATTGAGATCATCCAGATTGTCAGAGCAGCTAAACAAACACTATGCAGCAATTGCTATTCCTAAAGGCCTTTACTGCCTTTCATTGCGTCTAACTGATGTATACTCCTCAAATGCCCTTGCGAGGAAACAATTACCACCCCCTGAGTTGGTCCCTCGACTTTCCGACAACTCCTACTTCCACTTTGTTTTAGCATCAGATAACATCCTTGCGGCCTCGGTTGTGGTCAGATCAGCAGTTACATCAGCATTGAAGCCTGAGAGGATAGTCTTTCATGTCATTACTGATAAAAAGACATATCCTGCCATGCATTCATGGTTTGCGTTGAATCCTCTTCATCCTGCCATTATTGAGGTGAAGGGCGTTCACCAATTCGAATGGTTAACAAAAGAAAATGGGCCAGTTCTTGAAGCTATAGAAACTCAGCACATTGCCAGAAGCCGTTATCATGGAAATCACCTTGCAAGAACCAGTGCAGGTGATAGCCCAAGAGTTTTTGCAGCCAAGCTACAGGCAGGAAGTCCAACATATACTTCCGTGCTCAATCATATTCGTATATACTTGCCTGAGGTATAAGAACTTTCTTCTGACTATCTTATGAACAAGTTAATGCATACATGTGATACTAGGATGAGGTGAAGCATTGACAACTGCAAATATTAGTTTTCCTTGTTATAAGATTGGACGCTTGTGAAGCTATTTTTTAGTGGATTTTTTTTGGGTTCAAGGGGTAACTTCTGCACAAGTGTATAGCAATTGCTCTAAAAAAGAAAAGTGTATAGCAATTGGAAATGCTCCAGCTAGTTTGACTTCTCATTCTCTTTGCAATTTTGTTTAGCTAGAGGAGATTCTCACAGTAGTGCAGGACTGCACACGTGTTCTAACTGTAGACATATTTTTAGTGCTTTTTGTTGAAATATCCAGTCACATAATAACATTTCAATTTGTCAAAGCAGTTATTCCCAAGCCTCAACAAGGTTGTATTTcttgatgatgatgttgttgtcCAACATGACCTGTCATCACTCTGGGATATCGATCTAACTGGGAAGGTAAATGGAGCTGTTGAGACCTGCAGAGGTGGAGATAGTTGGGTGATGTCTAAAAGGTTCAGGAATTACTTTAACTTCTCTCATCCCCTCATTGCCACCAACTTCGATCCTTTGGAGTGTGCGTGGGCTTATGGCATGAATATTTTTGACCTTGCTGCCTGGAGGAAGACAACCATTAAAGATAAATACCACCATTGGGTCAAGGAGGTAAAACATATATATCACTTCCCATTTTAATATGCACACCTACCGTTATTTATATAtttcctccgtccataaaaggatgtcttacatttgtctaaatttggatatatctataCACTAGTAAGTGTATATGCACTTCTTTTTTTTCCATTTCATGTTAACAGGTTAATTGGCAACTATTTGAAGTTGAACATGCCCCTTACTAGATCAGAATCGCCTGTTTTCTTGCGCGAAGTTTCTAAATTGCATCAACTTAAATTATGCATAGCACTGACATCTAAACTACTTGAGCATTTTGTCTTCGTCGCTCGAAAGCGCACATATATCTAGTTGTACCGAGTAATGCTGAATTCCACTTCATCTGCCTTATTTTCTGCTTCACACGATAGCCTATACTTTGCTTGATCCATATTTAAACAGTTATAAATTCATGTTGGGGTGCTCCAGTCTTACTCATTATGTGCATTCTGCCTGCAGAATCTGAAATCGAACTTCACGCTTTGGAGGCTTGGAACTTTGCCACCTGGCCTTATAGCATTTAAGGGACATGTTCATCCGATCGATTCATCTTGGCATCTTTTAGGTTTGGGGTATCAAGAGAAGACAGATATCTCCAGTGTTCGGAAAGCAGCAGTTATACATTACAATGGGCAAAGCAAACCATGGCTGGACATTGGTTTTAAACATCTCCAGCCATTTTGGACGAAACATGTGAATTATTCGAATGAGTTTGTAAGGAATTGTCATATAATGGAACCTCAGTTGTAGATTGGCGAGACAAAAGATTCAACAAATAAAGGCGTAAATTAAGTGGAATTAAATTTGTTATTTTGGAGACCGGCATCGAAGGGAATCCAGGGAATGATGATTGAACAGTAACCTCAGAATTGGTTACATGTGCCGATGCAGCATACTCGATGAACAGAGAAAAGAGTGTTTTGTTCCCATTTACACTAGGACCCCTTTCGTTTTGTTTATTCCATTTGTATCATAGCTCATGAAATTACACTATTGTTTAGGAAGGTTCTTTGTACTTGATGGAGTATTATAAATTGCCTTATTTGGCAGAGTTGATGTTAGGCACATCACTATTGTAATTGTTGGAGAGGGAGTATACAGTTTACCATGTGAAGAGGGTCAGATTTTGATTTTACGAAAACAAGCCATGTACATTGTGCTCCCACTGTTTCTGATATAGTATTTTTGGTGATTATCTCAAATGAAATACTTTATTCCTTCCATATAACCTTGGTTCTGACCTATCCTGAATTTCTCTGGTTATTGCGTGTGTTTGCATGTATTGATCATTTGACTATATTGTTTAGTGTTCACACTAGAAGTGGTGGCTTTGATGTTTACTGGTTAGTGAGTAGATCAGTAACAGTTTATAAGTTGATGCCCTTTCTTTTTAGACAGTTTATTTATTACTCTGTATTTCTATGTGATGcatgttttcaaatttttattagTAGGAAATGGAAACATTTACTTGGTGCAGACCTGAACGTTGCacattaaatcatcaaattataaTGTAATCTCTTTTTAcaatttttgataaatatcattagaaagttgaaGAAAATTAGGAAGGAACTATGATTAACAATTAAGGAATTGTGATCATCAACAAAGTAACTCTATTGTGGAAGAAAAAACAATGATGGCCCAATTGGGGCAGAACATCAACACAAAGCATTATATTTTTCGTATAGTTGAGAAGAGCTATTTTGTCATAGCTGAAAACCTCACATGGTATCCTATCTAACAAGTAAAAACTACGGCTGATCATTGCTGGCAAGCATCGGCCTCAAAATCTGGGAAGACAACGAAGGCAATGGAGAGCGGAGCGACATAGATCGGCGAGCTGACTGAAACTTGCACCGGGTACAGCGGAGGGATATCACCATCTTCAGTGAGCTCCAGAGGAGCTCCATTAAGCAGCATGGTGCGTGCAAGAGGGTTACCGTCCTGCGCCGTCAGGTGGTACTCTTCCCTCTTCTGCATCCCGTCGGAAGCTTTGCTCCCCACCCAGGAGACCGTCCTCTTAATGCCACGAACAAGGGAGCTGTCCCTCGTTATCCCCTGCCCTTGTGCGAGGCCGACATTAAGGTCGTTCCTGACCGAGACCATGGATCCCATGTTTCGGCTCAGATTGATCAAGAGTAGAGCGACACCGCCCTGAAAAGCAGAGATCAGTTTATATGATAGTGGTGTGATGCCAATAGCACTGTAGCAGTGAGCCAGTGAATACACAAAACTCTGCCATGTTTTATCAGGCCAACATCAAACTCATAGGGTGACTCATACCTTCTGCTTTCCGCAATGCGCATATGCGCGCAAGTATGAAGACCCACCCAAGTCTATGGAGAGAACTCCATTCCCCATTAGTCGATGCCAAAGCAAGGCACTGAACATATATCAAAGTTTAGTCTGAGGCGTATGCGAGCGGCAAAGCGCGTTTCTGGCAAGAACATACAGTACAGATACTTGCCTGTAGTAATCAGGGTTCGGCACAAAAGTGTCAGTGTCAAGAAGTCCATAGTTGCCTCCAATCAAGGTCTGTCTGCAGTAGACCTTGGTGTCATACTTTGCTGACTGACCAAGTTGATCAAGATACCTAGTTGAAACAGCAAATTTGAGGATGAGAAGATAAGAGAAGAATGATGACCAGGACAGCTATTTGTTCTTCTGACAAGTAATTACCAGAAGCTATTCAGGAACGTATTCGAGACGGTACGGCTGCCGCTGTTATACGCTCCGCCAGCTTCCCCAACCCACGGAGCCGACCATGGTCCATGCCGTTGTATCGTGAGCTGGAGATCTCTGAACGTGTCAGAAACCTTGTTTAAATACTGCGGATCCAAGATTCTATTGGCGACACGTGGATCATTACCTAATCAAGATTAAAGAAATTATCTTTAAGCCATCTTTGATATAGGATGGAGAACATAAATGAATGAAGGAGCAGTATTAAAAACTGAAAAAACACTCACCAGCACCAAGATTGTAAATATGATGAGTCATTCCTTGGAGAACATTTGGCCCAGAGACATCAAGAAGCTGAGCAAACCATTGTCTATCATAGAATCCTCCCGGGGCTAGCACCAATGGTTTCCAAGAGTTTCCATATAACTGATTGACGATGTTTTGAAGTTCAACCATGTCCTTTCCGTATTGTTCAGCTCCTACGCTTGCACCAATTCCACTTCCACTCAATTCATTACCTAGTAAATGAGCACAGGTACTTATATAAGCTTTACAGGTCACACGAATGAAATATGTTCCTTGTTTCGCGAGCAGCAAATATACTTTTGCGTTTGACTTTGACAATGTATTACCGAATTCCCATGAATCAATAGGATAGTTCATTGAAACAGTGTATTCCATGAACTCCTGAGCATTGCTTGAATTCCAGGCACCTCCCCATACACCTTTGCGTATCTGCTTTCGCCCTTGAAGTGCATTAAGACCAAAAGTAATAACTGCTCTGAAGGAGTTAACAAAAATGATTAGGGAATGCGCTTCATAAAGTAATACTATACTATTAAGATGTTTAAAAAGCCGATGGCTTTATCTATAAATCTGGGCCAATGGCCTCATGTTTAAAAACTATTAAGATGTTGGAAAAGAGACGATGGGGTATTCTTAATGCACTAGTACTTTTATCTCATAATAAGCTCTAATATGTGGCATGTTCACCAATCTGTGATATAAGAAAATATAGATGATAATATCTAATGATAACTGGTAAAGACAATCCTCACCCTGTATTGACAAATAGATCATTCATAGCATCCCATCTTTCCATGGTTATGCATCCTTGAGAAAATCCAAATAAACCACTTGAAGATTTTGTAAATGGTCTGCATGGAGATCCTAGATTTGGTGTGCCATATACTACTTGGTCTTGTAAGGAGCCACCGACTCTGATACGCAGTGGGCTAAATGCtacaaaacacacacacataagagCAGATATAATCCATCAGGCAAGATGATGAAGTGCCATCAAGAATATAAACTAAACCATTATGAAAAATATAAAGTAAACACACATTTGAAGAAACTAGCTAAAATAAAAGCTTGGTAAGTGAAGATAGTTTAGGCTACATTTGAGCGGCAGATCGGTTTCACACTAGATGCTAGGTCTAGTGCCCATTCTTTAAACAACTCACAAGGAATTTTCAGTTGAGTGGCAGATCGGTTACATATTAGATGGTAGGTCTAGGACCCATTCCACCGTAAATGACTCACAAGGAATTTTAGACTTCTAAGTTTTGAAAAATAAACGAAGCTTCCACAGGGGAGTTTGCAATTGAAGAGTAGAATTATTTTCAATGGCAACTGTCAGAACACTCACCTTGGATGGCTTTAGCTAGCAAAGGATGAGTCAAGTCCTGGGAAATTCACAAAAGACTGAAATCAGTTATTTGCGGAAACATCAAATATCATGTGATTAATAAGTGTATTCTTGGGATTGGGGAGCTTACCATATTTAAGACAGAAGCCTTCCCCCATGGGCACTGATCATAGTTGCACTTCTCCGGAGGCCACCAATCAACGGTCGCGCAAATGAACTCATCGCTGGTTGCAGCAATCGTGTCGGAGCCCCTTACGATGACAGTTACATCGGAGTAATCTTCCGACAGGATCAGTGCAGGCATGCAAGCAATAAGAAGAAGAAACCATAGCCTCATGCTTTCACCACCTACAGATGGTGTTGCCCACCAAGTAGACAACTAGAAGGGTTCAGACTTATTATGCACTTGAAATACCACAATAAGTTGGTATGGAAATGTCCAAATTTCTACTCTATCAGCATATGTGAAAGTGACAGCCACAGGTTCATTTCCTTCTACATGTCTCCTTTTCCAAGTTTTAATAAGTCGAGTCATTATCAGCTTAGCTTTATTCATGTGAGCCAAAACACTTCGTCACTGTTTCAAACAGTGGCTTGCTCTTTGGTACTTTCAGTACCCAGAAATGTCTTCATCTTTTTTAGAGAAATGTCTTCATTTCAGCAtaaggttttttttgttttgtttttgaactCATACATATTTCTTCAGAAAGAGAAACTTTATCAATTGGTGAGTAAAGTGAAACTGTGCAAATCCCCGAAATGCTCATGTGAAAATTTTCAACAAGATACCCCAAAAGTACTGAAGAAAGGGGACCTTTTCACATAGAAATGAGGAACATACATGTAGCTGTTCTGCAAAAATTTAAGATGATTCAAAAACACGGTTCATCTCAGAAATAAAACTGAACATAGTAAGTTCAGCACAACCCAAGCAAAATCCCAGCTGAATCTGAACCATGGACACGCTGTACTATAGTAGTCTCATGGAAAAAAAAGTACACCACCTCCCTTCCCAAATCCCAATACTCCGTACAAAAACACAAGCCAACCAGCTGTATCGAATCCTGGAGTAGTACACGCAAACCAGCGAAGCAACCAAAACCAGCCTAGGCAGCCGATTTGCGACTA encodes:
- the LOC124654139 gene encoding probable galacturonosyltransferase 13 produces the protein MQIRLSPSMRSITISSSNGLLDLMKLKTAARHFSYRTVFHTVLILAFLLPFVFILTAVMTLEGFNKCSSLDCLGRRLGPRLLGRGDDGSMRLVKDLYKMLDEINSEDVPVDLKVAESFDDFIWDTKNNDYDLKSFAMRLKATMETMDKELRSSRLSEQLNKHYAAIAIPKGLYCLSLRLTDVYSSNALARKQLPPPELVPRLSDNSYFHFVLASDNILAASVVVRSAVTSALKPERIVFHVITDKKTYPAMHSWFALNPLHPAIIEVKGVHQFEWLTKENGPVLEAIETQHIARSRYHGNHLARTSAGDSPRVFAAKLQAGSPTYTSVLNHIRIYLPELFPSLNKVVFLDDDVVVQHDLSSLWDIDLTGKVNGAVETCRGGDSWVMSKRFRNYFNFSHPLIATNFDPLECAWAYGMNIFDLAAWRKTTIKDKYHHWVKENLKSNFTLWRLGTLPPGLIAFKGHVHPIDSSWHLLGLGYQEKTDISSVRKAAVIHYNGQSKPWLDIGFKHLQPFWTKHVNYSNEFVRNCHIMEPQL
- the LOC124652992 gene encoding heparanase-like protein 1; protein product: MRLWFLLLIACMPALILSEDYSDVTVIVRGSDTIAATSDEFICATVDWWPPEKCNYDQCPWGKASVLNMDLTHPLLAKAIQAFSPLRIRVGGSLQDQVVYGTPNLGSPCRPFTKSSSGLFGFSQGCITMERWDAMNDLFVNTGAVITFGLNALQGRKQIRKGVWGGAWNSSNAQEFMEYTVSMNYPIDSWEFGNELSGSGIGASVGAEQYGKDMVELQNIVNQLYGNSWKPLVLAPGGFYDRQWFAQLLDVSGPNVLQGMTHHIYNLGAGNDPRVANRILDPQYLNKVSDTFRDLQLTIQRHGPWSAPWVGEAGGAYNSGSRTVSNTFLNSFWYLDQLGQSAKYDTKVYCRQTLIGGNYGLLDTDTFVPNPDYYSALLWHRLMGNGVLSIDLGGSSYLRAYAHCGKQKGGVALLLINLSRNMGSMVSVRNDLNVGLAQGQGITRDSSLVRGIKRTVSWVGSKASDGMQKREEYHLTAQDGNPLARTMLLNGAPLELTEDGDIPPLYPVQVSVSSPIYVAPLSIAFVVFPDFEADACQQ